TTCTATACTGCTGGTGTGGCTGAAGAAACAAGGTATGCTGCGCCGCAGCGCTTAATTCCTTGATAAATTGCCCGGTGGCGCTACGCTTACCGGGCCTACCTAATTCCGTAGGGCGGGTAAGCGCAGCGCCACCCGCCAGTCAGTCCTTCAACAGGTATTCACCGTGCTCAACAAACTCTCTCGTCTGCTGGATGAAGCAGGTATTTCGCTCACCGATCACCAGAAAAATCAGCTGGTGGCCTATGTCGATATGCTGAACAAATGGAATAAGGCGTACAACCTTACGTCAGTACGCGATCCCAACGAGATGCTGATTCGCCATATTCTCGACAGTATTGTGGTTGCACCTCACCTGCAGGGTGAGCGTTTCATTGATGTGGGTACCGGCCCTGGTTTACCGGGTATTCCATTGTCCATCGTGCGGCCTGAGTGCCAGTTCACGCTGCTGGACAGTCTGGGGAAACGTGTTCGCTTCCTGCGTCAGGTACAGCATGAATTGAAGCTCAATAACATTGAGCCGGTCCAGAGCAGGGTAGAAGAGTTCCCGTCAGAGCCGCCGTTCGACGGGGTCATTAGCCGCGCGTTTGCCTCGCTCAACGATATGGTCAGTTGGTGTAAGCATTTGCCCGCGCAAGAGGGGCGTTTTTATGCGCTCAAAGGCCTGGTTCCTGATGATGAAATCGCCCAACTCCCTGATGGATATACCGTCGAATCCATTGTTAAGCTGCGGGTACCGCAACTCGATGGCGAACGGCATTTGGTGATAATTAAGCCAAACAATTTTTAAAAATATAATAAAAAATGTGTAATTCGTGCTGATCCCGGAGTGTTAAAAATCAGCGTTATGAAAGGTGTTTCTCTGAATTGATTTTAACCATGTTGTTACAGTGGATTTTCCTGAAGTTAACCTGATTTCTGTGGTTAAGCCAAAATATAGTCAACACTGAAAATATCAGCCTGCTAAAAGTCGAATTCAGTAACGAGAAGTGTTGTTAAAGTTTTATTAAAAATGTCAATGAGTGGTTTTTGTTGTGTACAGGACTGTTTTGAAAATAGTTACTGTCATTTATCTTTAATATCATAAAGATGAAATAAACCGATTTATTGATTTGATAAATATGACCTTATCGTAAATGCTTATTTTGTGATCTTGTGCACGCTTTGTATTCAACGTTTCCGCGCTGTTTGCAGTTTAGCCAAACTGTTCAATGTTTGGCGAAAAGTTAAAAAAGAGCGCTGGGGAAAATTATTTAAACATTTATTCACCTTTTCGCTACTTAATGTTTGAATTCACGGGGGCGCACCGTATAATTTGACCGCTTTTTGATGCTTGACTCTGAGCCTTAAAGAACGTTTTATACGACACGCGACATACCTCGAAGGGAGCAGGAGTAAAAACGTGATGTCAGTGTCGCTCTTGAGTCGAAACGTTGCTCGTAAGCTTCTGTTCATTCAGTTTCTGGCTGTGATAGCAAGTGGACTGCTGTTCTGCCTCAAAGACCCCTTCTGGGGCATCTCCGCAGTTTGTGGAGGTTTGGCAGTGGTTTTGCCAAACATGTTGTTTATGATTTTTGCCTGGCGTCATCAGGCGCATACACCTGCCAAAGGCCGCGTGGCCTGGTCCTTCGCTCTTGGTGAAGTGTGTAAGGTGTTGCTGACCTTTACCTTTCTGGTGGTGGCGCTGGCTGTTTTCAAAGTGGTATTTTTGCCGCTGATCGCGACGTGGGTTTTGGTGCTGGTGGTACAAGTTCTGGCGCCAGCTGTAATCAACAACAAAGGGTAAAAGGCATCATGGCTTCAGAAAATATGACGCCGCAGGATTACATAGGTCACCATCTGACGAACCTTCAGATGGACCTGCGTACATTCTCGCTGGTGGATCCGCATAACGCCCCGGCCACCTTCTGGACGCTCAACATTGACTCCATGTTCTTCTCGGTGGTGTTGGGTCTGTTGTTCCTGGCCATGTTCCGTAGCGTTGCTAAAAAGGCGACCAGCGGTGTTCCAGGGAAATTCCAGACGGCTATCGAATTGGTCATCGGCTTCGTTAATGGCAGCGTCAAAGACATGTACCACGGTAAGAGCAAGCTGATTGCTCCGTTGGCACTGACTGTCTTCGTCTGGGTCTTCCTGATGAACCTGATGGACCTTCTGCCTATCGACCTGCTGCCGTACATCGGTGAGCATGTTCTCGGCCTGCCTGCACTGCGTGTGGTTCCGTCTGCTGACGTGAATATAACCCTGTCGATGGCGCTGGGCGTATTCATCCTGATTCTTTTCTACAGCATCAAAATGAAAGGCGTAAGCGGCTTCGTGAAAGAGCTTACCTTGCAGCCGTTCAACCACTGGGCGTTCATTCCGGTCAACTTGATCCTGGAAGGCGTAAGCCTGCTGTCCAAACCGGTTTCTCTCGGTCTGCGACTGTTCGGCAACATGTATGCGGGTGAGCTGATTTTCATTCTGATCGCGGGTCTTCTGCCGTGGTGGTCACAGTGGATTCTGAATGTGCCATGGGCCATTTTCCACATCCTGATCATTACGCTGCAAGCCTTTATCTTCATGGTTCTGACGATCGTCTATCTGTCGATGGCGTCTGAAGAGCACTGATTTTTTTACCACCACTACTACGTTTTTATTGAAACAAACTGGAGACTGTCATGGAAAACCTGAATATGGATCTGCTGTACATGGCTGCCGCTGTGATGATGGGTCTGGCGGCTATCGGTGCTGCGATCGGTATCGGCATCCTCGGGGGCAAATTCCTGGAAGGCGCAGCGCGTCAACCGGATCTGATTCCTCTGCTGCGTACTCAGTTCTTTATCGTTATGGGTCTGGTGGATGCAATCCCGATGATCGCTGTAGGTCTGGGTCTGTACGTGATGTTTGCTGTCGCGTAAGTCGTTTTTAAAAACCCAAGCCACAGAAATTAAAGAGGTATTGTGCTGTGAACATGAACGCAACAATCCTCGGCCAGGCCATCGCGTTTATTCTCTTTGTCTGGTTCTGCATGAAGTATGTATGGCCGCCTTTAATGGCAGCCATCGAGAAACGTCAGAAAGAAATTGCTGACGGTCTGGCTTCCGCAGAGCGCGCTAAGAAAGATTTGGACCTTGCACAGGCCAACGCGACAGACCAGCTGAAAAAAGCGAAAGGTGAAGCTCAGGTAATCATTGAACAGGCTAACAAACGCCGTGCTCAGATCCTGGACGAAGCCAAAGCTGAAGCAGAACAGGAACGTACCAAGATCGTTGCACAAGCGCAGGCTGAAATTGATGCTGAGCGTAAACGTGCTCGTGAAGAACTGCGTAAGCAGGTTGCGATTCTGGCTGTTGCTGGCGCCGAGAAGATCATCGAACGTTCCGTGGATGAAGCTGCTAATAGCGACATCGTGGACAAACTTGTCGCTGAACTGTAAGGAGGGAGGGGCTGATGTCTGAATTTGTTACGGTAGCTCGCCCCTACGCCAAAGCAGCTTTTGACTTTGCCGTCGAACACCAAAATGTCGATCGCTGGCAGGATATGCTGGCGTTTGCCGCTGAGGTAACGAAAAACGAGCAAGTGGCTGAGATGCTTTCCGGTGCACTAGCACCCGAAACCCTTGCTGCATCGTTTATCGCCATTTGTGGTGAGCAACTGGATGACAACGGCCAGAACCTGATTAAGGTCATGGCTGAAAACGGTCGTCTGCGAGTGCTCCCGGATGTTCTCGAGCAGTTCCAGCACTTACGTGCTCTCAGTGAAGCTACCGCCGAAGTTGAAGTAACCTCTGCGAATGAACTGAGTGAAGAACAGCTTGCGAAAATCACCGCCGCGATGGAAAAACGTCTGTCACGCAAAGTTAAGCTGAATTGCAAAATCGATAAGTCTGTAATGGCAGGCGTAATCATCCGAGCGGGTGATATGGTCATTGATGGCAGCGTACGCGGCCGTCTTGAACGCCTTGCAGACGTCTTGCAGTCTTAAGGGGACTGGAGCATGCAACTGAATTCCACCGAAATCAGCGAACTGATCAAGCAGCGCATTGCTCAGTTCAGTGTTGTGAGTGAAGCTCACAACGAAGGTACTATTGTTTCTGTAAGTGACGGTGTTATCCGCATCCACGGCCTGGCCGATTGTATGCAGGGTGAAATGATTTCCCTGCCGGGAAACCGTTACGCTATCGCACTGAACCTGGAGCGCGACTCCGTAGGTGCTGTAGTTATGGGCCCGTACGCTGACCTTGCCGAAGGCATGAAAGTCAAATGTACTGGTCGTATTCTGGAAGTTCCAGTTGGCCGTGGCCTGCTGGGTCGCGTGGTGAACACCCTGGGTGCACCAATCGACGGTAAAGGCCCGGTTGATAACGATGGCTTCTCGCCAATCGAAGTTATCGCACCAGGCGTTATCGAACGTCAGTCCGTTGATCAGCCAGTTCAGACTGGTTATAAATCCGTTGATGCCATGATCCCAATCGGTCGTGGCCAGCGTGAACTGATCATCGGTGACCGTCAGACCGGTAAAACCGCGATGGCAATCGATGCGATCATCAACCAGCGCGACTCCGGTATCAAATGTGTGTACGTGGCTATCGGCCAGAAAGCGTCCACCATTTCTAACGTGGTTCGTAAACTGGAAGAGCACGGCGCACTGGCAAACACCATTGTTGTGGTGGCTACCGCTTCTGAATCCGCTGCACTGCAATACCTGGCGCCATATGCCGGTTGCGCAATGGGCGAATACTTCCGTGACCGCGGTGAAGATGCACTGATCGTGTACGATGACCTGTCTAAACAGGCTGTTGCTTACCGTCAGGTTTCCCTGCTGCTCCGTCGTCCACCAGGACGTGAAGCTTTCCCGGGCGACGTATTTTACCTCCACTCCCGTCTGCTGGAGCGCGCATCCCGCGTTAACGCTGAGTACGTTGAGAAGTTCACCAATGGTGAAGTTAAAGGTAAAACCGGCTCCCTGACTGCGCTGCCGATTATCGAAACTCAGGCGGGTGACGTTTCTGCGTTCGTTCCGACTAACGTAATTTCCATTACCGATGGTCAGATCTTCCTCGAAACCAACCTGTTCAACTCCGGTATTCGTCCTGCGGTTAACCCAGGGATTTCCGTATCCCGTGTGGGTGGTGCTGCTCAGACTAAGATCATCAAGAAACTGTCCGGTGGTATTCGTACCGCTCTGGCACAGTATCGTGAACTGGCTGCGTTCTCTCAGTTCGCTTCCGATCTGGATGAAGCGACCCGTAAGCAGTTAAGCCATGGTCAGAAAGTGACCGAGCTGCTGAAACAGAAACAGTATGCCCCAATGTCTGTTGCACAACAGGGCCTGGTGCTGTTCGCGGCTGAACGCGGTTACCTCGAAGATGTGGAACTGGCGAAAATCGGTAGCTTCGAAGCCGCATTGCTGGCTTACGTTGACCGTGATCACGCTCCGCTGATGCAAGAGATTAACCAGTCCGGTGGCTATAACGACGAAATCGAAGGCAAGCTGAAAGCTATCCTCGATTCCTTCAAAGCAACCCAGTCCTGGTAACGTCCGGCGGCTTGTCTTAGGACAGGCCGCAAGGCATTGAGGAGAAGCTCATGGCCGGCGCAAAAGAGATACGTAGTAAGATCGCAAGCGTCCAGAACACGCAAAAGATCACTAAAGCGATGGAAATGGTCGCCGCTTCCAAAATGCGTAAATCGCAGGAGCGCATGGCGGCCAGCCGTCCTTATGCAGATACCATGCGCAAAGTGATTGGTCACCTTGCGAACGGTAATCTGGAATACAAACATCCTTACCTGGAAGAACGCGACGTTAAACGCGTGGGCTACCTGGTGGTGTCTACCGACCGTGGTCTGTGCGGTGGCTTGAACATTAACCTGTTCAAAAAGCTGCTGGCTGAAATGAAAGTCTGGTCCGACAAAGGCGTTCAGAGCGATATCGCGATGATCGGCTCCAAGGGCGTTTCTTTCTTTAATTCAGTGGGTGGCAACATTGTCGCTCAGGTGACCGGCATGGGTGATAACCCGTCCCTGTCCGAACTGATCGGCCCGGTTAAAGTGATGTTGCAGGCCTATGATGAAGGCCGTCTGGACAGACTGTATGTGGTCAGCAACAAATTTATTAATACGATGTCTCAGGTTCCGACCCTCACTCAGCTGCTGCCATTGCCGGCATCAGAAGATGAAGAGTTAAAACATAAAGCCTGGGATTACCTGTATGAACCTGATCCGAAACCGCTGCTGGATACTCTGCTGCGTCGTTACGTTGAATCTCAGGTTTATCAGGGCGTAGTAGAAAACCTGGCCAGCGAGCAGGCCGCACGTATGGTGGCGATGAAAGCCGCGACCGACAATGGCGGCAGCCTGATTAAAGAGCTGCAGTTGGTATACAACAAAGCTCGTCAGGCCAGCATTACTCAGGAACTCACCGAAATCGTCGGTGGTGCATCCGCGGTATAACCAGGTTAATTCGTAGAGGATTCAAGATGGCTACTGGAAAAATTGTCCAGGTAATCGGCGCCGTGGTTGACGTCGAATTCCCTCAGGATGCCGTACCGCGCGTGTACGATGCTCTTGAGGTTCAGAATGGTAATGAGAGCCTGGTGCTGGAAGTTCAGCAGCAGCTCGGTGGTGGTATTGTGCGTACTATCGCCATGGGTTCTTCCGACGGTCTGCGTCGTGGTCTGGAAGTTAAAGACCTCGAGCACCCGATCGAAGTCCCGGTTGGTAAAGCAACGCTGGGTCGTATCATGAACGTGCTCGGTCAGCCGATCGACATGAAAGGCGACATCGGCGAAGAAGAGCGTTGGGCGATTCACCGCGAAGCGCCTTCCTATGAAGAGCTGTCAAGCTCTCAGGAACTGCTGGAAACCGGTATCAAAGTAATGGACCTGATCTGCCCGTTTGCAAAAGGCGGTAAAGTCGGTCTGTTCGGCGGTGCGGGTGTGGGTAAAACCGTAAACATGATGGAGCTGATCCGTAACATCGCGATCGAGCACTCCGGTTACTCCGTGTTTGCTGGTGTGGGTGAGCGTACTCGTGAGGGTAACGACTTCTACCACGAAATGACCGACTCCAACGTTCTGGATAAAGTATCCCTGGTTTACGGCCAGATGAACGAACCACCAGGAAACCGTCTGCGTGTGGCACTGACCGGCCTGACTATGGCTGAGAAGTTCCGTGACGAAGGTCGTGACGTACTGCTGTTCGTTGATAACATCTACCGTTACACCCTGGCCGGTACTGAAGTATCTGCACTGCTGGGCCGTATGCCATCAGCGGTAGGTTATCAGCCGACTCTGGCGGAAGAGATGGGCGTTCTGCAGGAACGTATCACTTCTACCAAAACCGGTTCTATCACCTCCGTTCAGGCGGTATACGTACCTGCGGATGACTTGACTGACCCATCTCCAGCCACCACCTTTGCTCACTTAGATGCAACCGTGGTACTGAGCCGTCAGATCGCGTCTCTGGGTATCTACCCGGCCGTTGACCCGCTGGACTCTACCAGCCGTCAGCTGGATCCACTGGTTGTTGGTCAGGAACACTACGACACCGCGCGTGGCGTTCAGTCCATCCTGCAGCGTTACCAGGAACTGAAAGACATCATCGCGATCCTGGGTATGGACGAACTGTCTGAAGAAGACAAACTGGTGGTAGCACGTGCGCGTAAGATCCAGCGCTTCCTGTCCCAGCCGTTCTTCGTTGCAGAAGTCTTTACCGGTTCTCCGGGTAAATTCGTATCGCTGAAAGATACCATCCGTGGCTTTAAAGGCATCATGGAAGGCGAATACGATCACCTGCCAGAGCAGGCGTTCTATATGGTTGGCACCATCGATGAAGCTGTCGAGAAAGCCAAAAAACTTTAACGCCTTAATCGGAGGGTGATATGGCAATGACTTACCACCTGGACGTCGTCAGCGCAGAGCAACAAATGTTCTCTGGTCTGGTCGAGAAAATCCAGGTAACGGGCAGTGAAGGTGAACTGGGTATTTTCCCAGGGCACGCCCCGCTGCTCACCGCCATTAAGCCTGGTATGATCCGCATCGTAAAACAGTTCGGTCATGAAGAGTTTATCTATCTGTCTGGCGGCATTCTTGAAGTGCAGCCTGGTAGTGTGACCGTTCTTGCTGATACCGCTATTCGTGGACAGGATCTCGACGAAGCACGAGCTCTGGAAGCGAAGCGTAAAGCAGAAGAGCACATTAAGAGCTCTCATGGCGACGTGGATTACGCACAGGCCTCAGCTGAGCTGGCTAAAGCGATCGCGAAACTTCGCGTTATCGAGTTAACCAAAAAAGCGATGTAACACCGGCTTGAAAAGCACAAAAGCCAGTCTGGATTCCAGACTGGCTTTTTTTATGGCTGCGTTTCAGATTTTATGGAACTGAAAAGGTGTTTTAATATTTTGTGATTTTCGTCACAAAAATATTGATCGGTTAAAAATTGAGGAGTAGACTTCTTTTTGTGATGTGTGTCACATAATTAACTCCAGCAAAATTGGGATACCAACATGAAACTGATCAATAAAGTCATCGCTCTCTTCAGCAACATGAACGTCTCTTTCGGTACGTTCAACCTGTAATCTGCTGTATGCCGAGTGGCGCCACGCTTACCGTTGTGTGATAAGCGAAGCGCCATGTGGCAGCTCTTCCCCGCTGTTATTCACGCTCTTCCCGTCCGCGATAAAATAGTTCGTCTCATCAATATTCCCGACCACAGCATCATCATAGCGACCGCGCTGCGTGCGTATGGATTTATTCCCGCTGAACACACCTTGCGTTGAAGCGTCGCCATACGGGCTCGGACGAAAGATAAAGTTAAAGCGTTGATTGTCCAACGCCACATTGTTCGTCACCACCAGCTTGCCGGGATTGAAGTTGTCGGTAAATCCATCCAGATGATTCCCTTCCGCTTTGCTGTTACGCACCTCATGCGCCACCGGCTGCCCTTCTCCGCCGAGTTTAAAGCCGTTGCTGGTGTTATTGCGGGCGATTGAATTCTCGATCACCACAACGCCGTTTGCGCCATCTTCTATCTTATTAAACAGATCAAAACCGTCGTCGATGTTGTCGTGCGAATAGCAATTTTCCAGACGATTGCCCTCCCCGACACGCATCTTCACTGCAAAACCATCGGCATTGATTTTGCCGGGATCTTCATTGGCGTAGGATTCAGAGTTAATCACCCGGTTATTGCTTGCCCACAGCGCGCGGCCCACGTTATCCGGGGACGATATTTGAATGCCCGTATCGTCGTTACGGTATGCGGTGACATTTTCAATCAGGTTATGGCTGCCCTGTATGCGCAGGCTTTTGTCGGTAATATCCACGCCCTTGATATCCCAGTAGCTGGCATCCACCAGCAGACCGTGAATCACGGCCTTGCCGTCTGCCTGCAATATTTTGCGCCGATCGGCGTTGCCGCTGGCAGACAGTGGAATTTCGCTGCGCGGATAATCCCCGGCTTTAAGGACGATAGTCCCGCCCGGTGCGAGCAGGTCAATTGCTGTGGCTAAATCCAGCGGCGAGGCGAGCGTGCCTTTTCCGTCGGCTTTTCCATCAGGCGCGGCGTGAATTGTCATTTCTGTAAATTCATTCACTTTATCAACGGTAAATTGCTGCTGAATCGCCTCGCCCTGCGCGGGGGTAAAGCTCAGGTTAAAGGTATTATTTTCTGTCAGCGTGGTTGGCAAGGAATACATTTCCCCGGCTTTGACTGCTTTATCATTACCGATCACCACTTCGTTCTGGCGCACACTAAACACGCCATCGTTATTCGCTCGGGCCTGAACAAGGTACTTATCAGAGGTGCTTTTGCTGGCGGAAGTTAGCTGTACGACAACCGGTAGCGCTTTTGCCTGCCAGGGTTTCGAGGCCGAAGTTTCTGCGACCGAGGTGGTCAGCGAGGCGTCCGTTACGGTGATTTTGGCATTACGCGAGGCGAAAAATCCAACGTAATAGTGGTCTTTATCCTGCACCGAGATCAAGTCCGCACGCGGTACGCTTTGGCTGATCCACTCGTCACTTCCTACGGGAGACCAGGCGGTGATAAAGCCGTCGTTGGTGCGTTGCAGCTTCAGACGAAATTCCGGCGTTTTGCCCAGGTCGATCTCTTCTTTATAGCTCTGCTTTTTGATTGCCGCGCCCGCGTTACCCCAGGGTTGGGAAATCCCTTCGCGGGTGACCGCCTGCATTTTGACTCGCTGATGGTCCTTTTTATCCTGCGTCATAATGGCATTCATTACCAGGTTTGAGGCCGCTGGAAACTCTTCATAACCCTCTTTTAGCGGCTGCTGGCGCGGCACGCCAATGACATCGCGTACCAGAAGTCCGGCCCCTTCCTGCGCGGCGGGTTTTGCGCCATTCTCCGGGCCAAACTGCTCAACTTTGACGGTGGCCAACAATTCGAAATTCTCGCGAGTCGGCAGTTCGGTATAGAAAAAGGTTAACCCGTCGTGAGAATTGGCGATCTTGCCGCCACGACTTTCAATGGTGATGGGTTTTGAGAGATCGGCCACGTCCTGCGGCGTCAGCTTTTTGCCGTCAATGGTGACGTCGTTGACGCCTATTTTTTCCGGCAACACGTTAGACGAAAAGTTAAGATCGGTTGATTGCCCAAAGGCAATCGCTTTCCAGACGTGCTGCCCGGCAGCAGAAACAGCAAAGGAGCTACACATCATTAGGGCCAGAGGTATTTTATAATTCATCTTATTCTCCTGATTGATAATTGAGCGCCATTATCATCAAGATGAAACAGTGTTTCTTTTTTAGGTGTCACAATATTGAATAATTAAAACGCTGTTTTGCTTTGTGCGGATCTTTATTCTTGAGGCGAAAAAATCGCTAACCTGTTGTGAACCCTTGCGACTAGCCTTAAGAAAGCTATTTTCCAGAGAAAAAGTGATTTACTCTGACCGCAAAACTATCCTCAAATAGCGAATATCGCCGGATGTTGAACGTTTTACCAGCGTTCCATTTTATGACGCAAAATATGTAGAATTTTCAACGTCAAAGGGTTTTACTTCTCACTCAAATTACAGTCAGGACGCGTATGTTGAATAATACGATGAGCGTGGTCATCCTTGCCGCTGGCAAAGGTACGCGCATGTATTCCGATCTTCCTAAGGTGCTACACACGCTGGCAGGAAAGCCAATGGTGCAGCATGTCATTGATGCTGCTGGGGAACTTGGCGCAAGCAAGGTCCATCTGGTGTATGGCCACGGCGGAGATTTGCTCAAGCAAACCCTGCGTGATGACAAACTCAACTGGGTCCTTCAGGCAGAACAGCTGGGAACGGGCCATGCGATGCAGCAGGCCGCGCCGTTCTTTGCGGATGACGAAGACATTCTGATGCTCTACGGCGATGTCCCGCTGATCGCGGTAGAAACGCTGACTCGCCTGCGTGAAGCCAAACCGCAGGGTGGAATCGGCTTACTGACCGTAAAACTCGACGATCCCACCGGCTATGGCCGCATCACGCGTGAAAACGGCAAAGTGACCGGCATCGTTGAGCACAAAGATGCCTCAGACGAACAGCGTCAGATTCAGGAAATCAATACGGGTATCCTGATCGCCAACGGCGCGGACATGAAGCGTTGGCTGGCAAAACTGAACAATAACAATGCACAGGGTGAATACTACATCACCGATATCATTGCCCTGGCGCACCACGAAGGGAATGAGATTGTCGCTGTTCATCCCGAGCGTCTGAGCGAAGTTGAGGGCGTGAACAACCGCTTGCAACTTTCCCGTCTGGAACGTGTTTATCAGGCCGAGCAGGCCGAAAAACTGCTGCTGGCGGGCGTGATGCTTCGCGATCCGGCGCGTTTTGACCTGCGCGGGACGCTGGAACATGGGCGCGATGTCGAAATTGACACTAACGTTATTATTGAAGGTCAGGTCACGCTTGGGAATCGCGTCAAAATCGGCACTGGCTGTGTTATCAAAAACAGCGTCATTGGCGATGACTGCGAGATTAGTCCATACAGCGTAGTAGAAGATGCGCACCTGGAAGCGGCCTGCACCATCGGTCCGTTCGCGCGTCTGCGTCCAGGCGCTGAGTTGCTGGAAGGCGCGCACGTTGGCAACTTTGTTGAAATGAAAAAAGCGCGTCTGGGTAAAGGCTCCAAAGCGGGCCATCTGAGCTATCTGGGCGATGCGGAAATCGGCGACAACGTGAATATCGGTGCGGGTACGATCACCTGTAACTACGATGGCGCGAACAAGTTTAAAACCATCATCGGTGACGATGTGTTTGTCGGTTCCGATACCCAGCTGGTGGCTCCGGTGACGATCGGTAAAGGCGTGACCATCGCTGCCGGAACGACCGTGACGCGCGATGTGGCGGATAATGAGCTGGTGCTCAGCCGCGTACCGCAGGTGCACAAGCAAGGCTGGCAGCGCCCGGTGAAGAAAAAGTAACAACAAGGCGGGTGGCGCTTCGCTTACCCGCCCTACAATTTTGTCTGTCGGCGTCGCCGATGGATGTGGGGTGAGGGGATAACATAATCCCCCGCCCAAAGGCAGTACCTAAAAATATAACCCCACTCTCTACAAGGCTCGGGGCGCCCTAAAAAGGCATACTCAAAGGATTTCGCGTTGTGACAAGGCGGCAAACGTGAGAGTCCATGGGAGCTTACTTAAGTAAGTGACCATGGCGAGCACGTGCAGCCAACGCAGTCACAGCGTGAAGGACGAAGAGTAATACAGGTCAGCGACAACGCATGGCATAACGCCATTCTCAGGAAATCTAACTATGTGTGGAATTGTTGGCGCAGTTGCGCAGCGTGATATTGCTGAAATCCTTCTCGAAGGTTTACGTCGTCTGGAATACCGTGGCTACGACTCAGCCGGTCTGGCAGTCGTTGATGCAGAAGGTCATATGACCCGTCTGCGTCGTCTCGGTAAAGTGCAAATGCTGGCGCAAGCAGCGGAAGAAACGCCTCTGCACGGCGGAACAGGCATCGCGCACACCCGCTGGGCGACGCACGGCGAACCTTCAGAAGGCAACGCGCACCCGCATGTGTCTGAACACATTGTGGTGGTGCATAACGGCATTATCGAAAACCACGAACCGCTGCGCGAAGCGTTAAAAGCGCGTGGCTATACCTTTGTCTCTGAAACTGACACCGAAG
Above is a window of Lelliottia jeotgali DNA encoding:
- a CDS encoding Exopolygalacturonate lyase, giving the protein MNYKIPLALMMCSSFAVSAAGQHVWKAIAFGQSTDLNFSSNVLPEKIGVNDVTIDGKKLTPQDVADLSKPITIESRGGKIANSHDGLTFFYTELPTRENFELLATVKVEQFGPENGAKPAAQEGAGLLVRDVIGVPRQQPLKEGYEEFPAASNLVMNAIMTQDKKDHQRVKMQAVTREGISQPWGNAGAAIKKQSYKEEIDLGKTPEFRLKLQRTNDGFITAWSPVGSDEWISQSVPRADLISVQDKDHYYVGFFASRNAKITVTDASLTTSVAETSASKPWQAKALPVVVQLTSASKSTSDKYLVQARANNDGVFSVRQNEVVIGNDKAVKAGEMYSLPTTLTENNTFNLSFTPAQGEAIQQQFTVDKVNEFTEMTIHAAPDGKADGKGTLASPLDLATAIDLLAPGGTIVLKAGDYPRSEIPLSASGNADRRKILQADGKAVIHGLLVDASYWDIKGVDITDKSLRIQGSHNLIENVTAYRNDDTGIQISSPDNVGRALWASNNRVINSESYANEDPGKINADGFAVKMRVGEGNRLENCYSHDNIDDGFDLFNKIEDGANGVVVIENSIARNNTSNGFKLGGEGQPVAHEVRNSKAEGNHLDGFTDNFNPGKLVVTNNVALDNQRFNFIFRPSPYGDASTQGVFSGNKSIRTQRGRYDDAVVGNIDETNYFIADGKSVNNSGEELPHGASLITQR
- a CDS encoding N-acetylglucosamine-1-phosphate uridyltransferase, glucosamine-1-phosphate acetyltransferase: MVQHVIDAAGELGASKVHLVYGHGGDLLKQTLRDDKLNWVLQAEQLGTGHAMQQAAPFFADDEDILMLYGDVPLIAVETLTRLREAKPQGGIGLLTVKLDDPTGYGRITRENGKVTGIVEHKDASDEQRQIQEINTGILIANGADMKRWLAKLNNNNAQGEYYITDIIALAHHEGNEIVAVHPERLSEVEGVNNRLQLSRLERVYQAEQAEKLLLAGVMLRDPARFDLRGTLEHGRDVEIDTNVIIEGQVTLGNRVKIGTGCVIKNSVIGDDCEISPYSVVEDAHLEAACTIGPFARLRPGAELLEGAHVGNFVEMKKARLGKGSKAGHLSYLGDAEIGDNVNIGAGTITCNYDGANKFKTIIGDDVFVGSDTQLVAPVTIGKGVTIAAGTTVTRDVADNELVLSRVPQVHKQGWQRPVKKK